The Ahaetulla prasina isolate Xishuangbanna chromosome 7, ASM2864084v1, whole genome shotgun sequence genome segment AATTTCACTGGATATAGTTGGTCTCTGGATATGTGGAAGTCCAACTCTCAGAATTAGACACTTCTGGAgaataccatttatttatttacttgtttgtttgtttgtttgtttgcctatcACATGTCCAAAGCAATTCCAAATTGAGGAAGATTACAATAGATGTAGTGCGGCTTTTTCAAACGCTGATTTTGTGTGAAAAGTTGACATCTGGGTCACCACTCTTGGAGTCTTACATATTTAGCGAGTTTACTTGACCCAGTGCAGTTCTTTGCTCCAAATTCTTTAACTGACATGAGAACTGCTTTACATTTTCCATACTGTAGATGAAATTACAATTCCTCTACTTCCTCATGTAGGGCAATTATATATGGGAGTAGTCTGAAATGTTGTGGAGTTGTATGTAACTTCCTAAACCAACAGGTATGCTCAGTGGAAGTTTTTATGGGTTTCTATAATTCATTTTTACAAATTTATTGTTTTGTCATAACCCATGACTTTTTCCCAAACCCACCTTTTACATGGATGATGCCTTTGGATTATGTAAGTACAGTTCTTAATTTCTTAGTATATAACAGTTTAGCTGTGATGGCTGAGAATTGCAGACCTAATGTATCTGAAAGATACcaagaaaatataaaaactaaactGAAAGCATATTGCTGTGATTTCATGTTTCAAAAACCTATTTCCAAACAAGGTGTTTAAGATCACTTTCATTCTCATGCcatgtttaattttaatattacacTTTAATGGAGTAGTGATTGATAACAATTAGACCAAATAACAAGTAGTTTTATATCTTGGCTGCAAAATAATATGTCTTTTCTGATAATTAAAAAGGGAGGCTGCATTTATCCCATTCTAATTTTCATGGTTATAGGCATTAGTGCTTAATTAACAGTGTTATGTTTTGGAACAGATGAATTAATTCCCCAAATACTAAATAAACAGAGCTTTTAAAATATCATAAATTGGAATATTGAAAACATTcaataaaatggaagaaatgtTTGATGAATTTTTTCACAACAACATCTGTGAAATAGATTCCTACTTTTTTGGGAGTTGGGTGCTTATATAGGTGTGAAAAAAATGTTATGATGTCAACTTGCTGATTAAGAGATGATCTTCTTCCAGGCAAGGATGGTTGTAACAATCTACTTGGCACTGTATCTGACATGCTTCTATAAAAATAAGATATTgcaaactatttatttttataaccaGTCACCCACACCTAGAGATAATTCAAACTTTTAGTCCCAGAATGGTAGCTAATGCAAAGATACATAAATTTTAAAACAGCAGGTGTTTGTTCCATTAGATGGTAACAGATGCAAAACTATGAACATTTTAATGCTCTCATAAAAAGAAGCAGACTTCGTGAAAATGGAACtctctagaactgtgatggcaaacctatggcagaaccacgcagagccatctctccaggcatgcaacccattgcccattgctcttccggcgtgccagccacctggtcttcactcGCGTGGGAGCACCAGAAAGTGGAGGAGCAGCCACCCGGTAAACATGCGCACGCTGGgtggctgctcctcctcctcctcctcctcctcctcctcctcctcctcctcctcctcctcctcctcctcctcctcctcctcctcctcctcctcctcctcctcctcctcctcctcctcctcctcctcctcctcctcctcctcctcctcctcctcctcctcctcctcctcctcctcctcctcctcctcctcctcctcctcctcctcctcctcctcctcctcctcctcctcctcctcctcctcctcctcctcctcctcctcctcctcctcctcctcctcctcctcctcctcctcctcctcctcctcctcctcctcctcctcctcctcctcctcctcctcctcctcctcctcctcctcctcctcctcctcctcctcctcctcctcctcctcctcctcctcctcctcctcctcctcctcctcctcctcctcctcctcctcctcctcctcctcctcctcctcctcctcctcctcctcctcctcctcctcctcctcctcctcctcctcctcctcctcctcctcctcctcctcctcctcctcctcctcctcctcctcctcctcctcctcctcctcctcctcctcctcctcctcctcctcctcctcctcctcctcctcctcctcctcctcctcctcctcctcctcctcctcctcctcctcctcctcctcctcctcctcctcctcctcctcctcctcctcctcctcctcctcctcctcctcctcctcctcctcctcctcctcctcctcctcctcctcctcctcctcctcctcctcctcctcctcctcctcctcctcctcctcctcctcctcctcctcctcctcctcctcctcctcctcctcctcctcctcctcctcctcctcctcctcctcctcctcctcctcctcctcctcctcctcctcctcctcctcctcctcctcctcctcctcctcctcctcctcctcctcctcctcctcctcctcctcctcctcctcctcctcctcctcctcctcctcctcctcctcctcctcctcctcctcctcctcctcctcctcctcctcctcctcctcctcctcctcctcctcctcctcctcctcctcctcctcctcctcctcctcctcctcctcctcctcctcctcctcctcctcctcctcctcctcctcctcctcctcctcctcctcctcctcctcctcctcctcctcctcctcctcctcctcctcctcctcctcctcctcctcctcctcctcctcctcctcctcctcctcctcctcctcctcctcctcctcctcctcctcctcctcctcctcctcctcctcctcctcctcctcctcctcctcctcctcctcctcctcctcctcctcctcctcctcctcctcctcctcctcctcctcctcctcctcctcctcctcctcctcctcctcctcctcctcctcctcctcctcctcctcctcctcctcctcctcctcctcctcctcctcctcctcctcctcctcctcctcctcctcctcctcctcctcctcctcctcctcctcctcctcctcctcctcctcctcctcctcctcctcctcctcctcctcctcctcctcctcctcctcctcctcctcctcctcctcctcctcctcctcctcctcctcctcctcctcctcctcctcctcctcctcctcctcctcctcctcctcctcctcctcctcctcctcctcctcctcctcctcctcctcctcctcctcctcctcctcctcctcctcctcctcctcctcctcctcctcctcctcctcctcctcctcctcctcctcctcctcctcctcctcctcctcctcctcctcctcctcctcctcctcctcctcctcctcctcctcctcctcctcctcctcctcctcctcctcctcctcctcctcctcctcctcctcctcctcctcctcctcctcctcctcctcctcctcctcctcctcctcctcctcctcctcctcctcctcctcctcctcctccttctcctgctcctgctccccctcttctttttctgTGTCCATGGCAGGCACTTTCTTAGAAGAGATAAGATGAGCAGCAGAGACTTCTGTTACAGTTGAAACATTCAGAGAAATGTCTTGTGAAGCTACAGTACCTAGAAAGACAACCCAAGAAGTAACTctttagaccagggctgtcaaactcctggtccACCAGCCGGATCGGTCacaaactggccacgcccacacccagtttagagaagggaaaaatttatttatttatttatttatttatttatttatttatttatttatttatttatttatttatttatttatttatttatttatttatttatttatttatttatttatttatttatttatttatttatttatttatttatttatttatttatttatttatttatttatttatttatttatttatttatttatttatttatttatttatttatttatttatttatttatttatttatttatttatttatttatttatttatttatttatttatttatttatttatttatttatttatttatttatttatttatttatttatttatttatttatttatttatttatttatttatttatttatttatttatttatttatttatttatttatttatttatttatttatttatttatttatttatttatttatttatttatttatttatttatttatttatttatttatttatttatttatttatttatttatttatttatttatttatttatttatttatttatttatttatttatttatttatttatttatttatttatttatttatttatttatttatttatttatttatttatttatttatttatttatttatttatttatttatttatttatttatttatttatttatttatttatttatttatttatttatttatttatttatttatttatttatttatttatttatttatttatttatttatttatttatttatttatttatttatttatttatttatttatttatttatttatttatttatttatttatttatttatttatttatttatttatttatttatttatttatttatttatttatttatttatttatttatttatttatttatttatttatttatttatttatttatttatttatttatttatttatttatttatttatttatttatttatttatttatttatttatttatttatttatttatttatttatttatttatttatttatttatttatttatttatttatttatttatttatttatttatttatttatttatttatttatttatttatttatttatttatttatttatttatttatttatttatttatttatttatttatttatttatttatttatttatttatttatttatttatttatttatttatttatttatttatttatttatttatttatttatttatttatttatttatttatttatttatttatttatttatttatttatttatttatttatttatttatttatttatttatttatttatttatttatttatttatttatttatttatttatttatttatttatttatttatttatttatttatttatttatttatttatttatttatttatttatttatttatttatttatttatttatttatttatttatttatttatttatttatttatttatttatttatttatttatttatttatttatttatttatttatttatttatttatttatttatttatttatttatttatttatttatttatttatttatttatttatttatttatttatttatttatttatttatttatttatttatttatttatttatttatttatttatttatttatttatttatttatttatttatttatttatttatttatttatttatttatttatttatttatttatttatttatttatttatttatttatttatttatttatttatttatttatttatttatttatttatttatttatttatttatttatttatttatttatttatttatttatttatttatttatttatttatttatttatttatttatttatttatttatttatttatttatttatttatttatttatttatttatttatttatttatttatttatttatttatttatttatttatttatttatttatttatttatttatttatttatttatttatttatttatttatttatttatttatttatttatttatttatttatttatttatttatttatttatttatttatttatttatttatttatttatttatttatttatttatttatttatttatttatttatttatttatttatttatttatttatttatttatttatttatttatttatttatttatttatttatttatttatttatttatttatttatttatttatttatttatttatttatttatttatttatttatttatttatttatttatttatttatttatttatttatttatttatttatttatttatttatttatttatttatttatttatttatttatttatttatttatttatttatttatttatttatttatttatttatttatttatttatttatttatttatttattatttaaatttgtataccgcccttctcccgaaggactcagggcggttcacagccaagtaaaaatacacaatacgctataaatacaattaaaatacggttaaaaaacttattaaattggccacgattaaaatttaggactaaaacccattaaaacccataaacttaaaaaactaacccagtccagcgcagatgaataagtgggttttgagctcgcggcgaaaggttcggaggtccggaagttgacgaagtcctggggggagttcgttccagagggcgggagcccccacagagaaggcccttaccctgggtgtcgccagacgacactgtcgcgccgatggcaccctgaggagtccctctctgtgagagcgcacgggtcggtgagaggtatttggtagcagcaggcggtcccgtaagtaacccggccctatgccatggagcgctttaaagacgttcaccaacaccttgaagcgcacccggaaggccacaggtagccagtgcagcctgcgcaggataggtgtcactcgggagccacgaggggctccctctatcacccgcgcagctgcattctggactaacgttagcctccggatgcccctcaaggggagccccatgtagagagcattgcagtagtccagacgagacgtcacaagggcctgagtgactgtgcacaaggcatcccggtctagaaaggggcgcaactggcgcaccaggcggacctggtggaaagctctcctggagacggccgtcaagtggtcttcaaaagacagccgttcatccaggagaacgcccaaattgcgcaccctctccatcggggccaatgactcgctcccgacagtcagccgcggactcagctgactgtaccgggatgccggcatccacagccactccgtcttggagggattgagcttgagcctgtttctccacatccagacccgtacggcttccaaacaccgggacagcacttcgatagcttcattggggtggcccggtgtggaaaagtacagctgggtgtcatcagcgtacaggtggtacctcacacgaaggaggaggaggaggaggaggaggaggaggaggaggaggaggaggaggaggaggaggaggaggaggaggaggaggaggaggaggaggaggaggaggaggaggaggaggaggaggaggaggaggaggaggaggaggaggaggaggaggaggaggaggaggaggaggaggaggaggaggaggaggaggaggaggaggaggaggaggaggaggaggaggaggaggaggaggaggaggaggaggaggaggaggaggaggaggaggaggaggaggaggaggaggaggaggaggaggaggaggaggaggaggaggaggaggaggaggaggaggaggaggaggaggaggaggaggaggaggaggaggaggaggaggaggaggaggaggaggaggaggaggaggaggaggaggaggaggaggaggaggaggaggaggaggaggaggaggaggaggaggaggaggaggaggaggaggaggaggaggaggaggaggaggaggaggaggaggaggaggaggaggaggaggaggaggaggaggaggaggaggaggaggaggaggaggaggaggaggaggaggaggaggaggaggaggaggaggaggaggaggaggaggaggaggaggaggaggaggaggaggaggaggaggaggaggaggaggaggaggaggaggaggaggaggaggaggaggaggaggaggaggaggaggaggaggaggaggaggaggaggaggaggaggaggaggaggaggaggaggaggaggaggaggaggaggaggaggaggaggaggaggaggaggaggaggaggaggaggaggaggaggaggaggaggaggaggaggaggaggaggaggaggaggaggaggaggaggaggaggaggaggaggaggaggaggaggaggaggaggaggaggaggaggaggaggaggaggaggaggaggaggaggaggaggaggaggaggaggaggaggaggaggaggaggaggaggaggaggaggaggaggaggaggaggaggaggaggaggaggaggaggaggaggaggaggaggaggaggaggaggaggaggaggaggaggaggaggaggaggaggaggaggaggaggaggaggaggaggaggaggaggaggaggaggaggaggaggaggaggaggaggaggaggaggaggaggaggaggaggaggaggaggaggaggaggaggaggaggaggaggaggaggaggaggaggaggaggaggaggaggaggaggaggaggaggaggaggaggaggaggaggaggaggaggaggaggaggaggaggaggaggaggaggaggaggaggaggaggaggaggaggaggaggaggaggaggaggaggaggaggaggaggaggaggaggaggaggaggaggaggaggaggaggaggaggaggaggaggaggaggaggaggaggaggaggaggaggaggaggaggaggaggaggaggaggaggaggaggaggaggaggaggaggaggaggaggaggaggaggaggaggaggaggaggaggaggaggaggaggaggaggaggaggaggaggaggaggaggaggaggaggaggaggaggaggaggaggaggaggaggaggaggaggaggaggaggaggaggaggaggaggaggaggaggaggaggaggaggaggaggaggaggaggaggaggaggaggaggaggaggaggaggaggaggaggaggaggaggaggaggaggaggaggaggaggaggaggaggaggaggaggaggaggaggaggaggaggaggaggaggaggaggaggaggaggaggaggaggaggaggaggaggaggaggaggaggaggaggaggaggaggaggaggaggaggaggaggaggaggaggaggaggaggaggaggaggaggaggaggaggaggaggaggaggaggaggaggaggaggaggaggaggaggaggaggaggaggaggaggaggaggaggaggaggaggaggaggaggaggaggaggaggaggaggaggaggaggaggaggaggaggaggaggaggaggaggaggaggaggaggaggaggaggaggaggaggaggaggaggaggaggaggaggaggaggaggaggaggaggaggaggaggaggaggaggaggaggaggaggaggaggaggaggaggaggaggaggaggaggaggaggaggaggaggaggaggaggaggaggaggaggaggaggaggaggaggaggaggaggcgcaacgcctcgcttccctcagtgccactaggtaggtcctagtataggatctaactagtgtccgatcagcctctgaacggctggacctccaggaactctctaggcgtcttctccggcgtttcatccccctcagctcctcggagaaccaaggagccggttgggatctgcgccgggtcagaggccgcaaaggcacgacacggtctaaagccccagccacagcccgttcccaggctgcagctagttcctctgccgtgccgtgagccagaccctcaggaagtggcccaagctccgtccgaaacctctctgggtccatcaggcgcctgggacggtaccaacgtaatggttccgtctccctgcagtgttgggtagcggtcagaaagtccaggcgaaggagagagtgatctgaccatgacaaaggttcaatgactatttcctttaagtccagatctctcaaccactgaccagagacaaaaatcaggtccagtgtgccacccccgatgtgagtggggccatccactacttgagtcaggtccaaggccgtcatggaagccaagaactcccgagctaccgtcgatgacgagccggcagatggcaggttaaagtcccccatgactaaaagtctgggggtctccactgccaccccggcaagcacctctaggagctcgggcagggcagctgtcacgcagcaaggagccaggtacgcgaccagcaagcccatctgacatctatgaccccacctcacaaagagggattcacacccggcaatctgaggtacagtggtctccctcggctctagactctctttgatagcaaccgccacccctccacccctaccctgggccctcggctgatggaatgcacggaaacccggtgggcacatctcaaccaggggcacacccccttcagtgcccaaccaggtctccgtaacgcctataatatccgcggcacccccctgaatcagatcatgtattaggggggccttattggccacggaccgtgcgttgcataacatcagacggaggcccaggctctgagggtcttgaccatccggggaacgggtaaagtcagggggatcggggcacgcgatcgcctgcatacatcgaacgcgtgaccccctatgtttttttttttttttttttttttttttttttttttttttttttgtttttttttttttttttttttttttttttttttttttttttttttttttttttttttttttttttttttttttttttttttttttttttttttttttttttttttttttttttttttttttttttttttttttttttttttttttttttttttttttttttttttttttttttttttttttttttttttttttttttttttttttttttttttttttttttttttttttttttttttttttttttttttttttttttttttttttttttttttttttttttttttttttttttttttttttttttttttttttttttttttttttttttttttttttttttttttttttttttttttttttttttttttttttttttttttttttttttttttttttttttttttttttttttttttttttttttttttttttttttttttttttttttttttttttttttttttttttttttttttttttttttttttttttttttttttttttttttttttttttttttttttttttttttttttttttttttttttttttttttttttttttttttttttttttttttttttttttttttttttttttttttttttttttttttttttttttttttttttttttttttttttttttttttttttttttttttttttttttttttttttttttttttttttttttttttttttttttttttttttttttttttttttttttttttttttttttttttttttttttttttttttttttttttttttttttttttttttttttttttttttttttttttttttttttttttttttttttttttttttttttttttttttttttttttttttttttttttttttttttttttttttttttttttttttttttttttttttttttttttttttttttttttttttttttttttttttttttttttttttttttttttttttttttttttttttttttttttttttttttttttttttttttttttttttttttttttttttttttttttttttttttttttttttttttttttttttttttttttttttttttttttttttttttttttttttttttttttttttttttttttttttttttttttttttttttttttttttttttttttttttttttttttttttttttttttttttttttttttttttttttttttttttttttttttttttttttttttttttttttttttttttttttttttttttttttttttttttttttttttttttttttttttttttttttttttttttttttttttttttttttttttttttttttttttttttttttttttttttttttttttttttttttttttttttttttttttttttttttttttttttttttttttttttttttttttttttttttttttttttttttttttttttttttttttttttttttttttttttttttttt includes the following:
- the LOC131202243 gene encoding basic proline-rich protein-like, with product PPPPPPPPPPPPPPPPPPPPPPPPPPPPPPPPPPPPPPPPPPPPPPPPPPPPPPPPPPPPPPPPPPPPPPPPPPPPPPPPPPPPPPPPPPPPPPPPPPPPPPPPPPPPPPPPPPPPPPPPPPPPPPPPPPPPPPPPPPPPPPPPPPPPPPPPPPPPPPPPPPPPPPPPPPPPPPPPPPPPPPPPPPPPPPPPPPPPPPPPPPPPPPPPPPPPPPPPPPPPPPPPPPPPPPPPPPPPPPPPPPPPPPPPPPPPPPPPPPPPPPPPPPPPPPPPPPPPPPPPPPPPPPPPPPPPPPPPPPPPPPPPPPPPPPPPPPPPPPPPPPPPPPPPPPPPPPPPPPPPPPPPPPPPPPPPPPPPPPPPPPPPPPPPPPPPPPPPPPPPPPPPPPPPPPPPPPPPPPPPPPPPPPPPPPPPPPPPPPPPPPPPPPPPPPPPPPPPPPPPPPPPPPPPPPPPPPPPPPPPPPPPPPPPPPPPPPPPPPPPPPPPPPPPPPPPPPPPPPPPPPPPPPPPS